In one window of Corallococcus macrosporus DNA:
- a CDS encoding trypsin-like serine peptidase, translating into MALRPLESFMSPWGRILTGTFLILGLAACGKEKVPVISHPAVCESPTASRVRQPSEVRGLTQCGPTADFTPINSYQGEFADVAQAVEDAVVIVAGSCTGTLIEASAGPVVVTAGHCVALGDRPLIVFNFEEQSDGDPLITEGTVIEQSLEPDYALIQLDVLPRVTPVLLSAVPSERLAIIQHPRGKPKSIAEGEYLDACNSLVYYVDLDTLVGSSGAGVLNRQGHLLGIHTDGNCDETGRGANQGWTMESIVAASPYLVDADIVER; encoded by the coding sequence ATGGCGTTGCGACCCCTTGAGTCCTTCATGAGTCCGTGGGGTCGCATCCTCACGGGCACCTTCCTCATCCTCGGCCTCGCGGCCTGTGGAAAGGAGAAGGTGCCCGTGATTTCCCATCCGGCAGTCTGTGAGAGTCCCACGGCGTCGCGGGTGCGCCAGCCGTCGGAGGTGCGTGGCCTGACGCAGTGTGGCCCGACCGCCGACTTCACCCCCATCAACAGCTACCAGGGCGAGTTCGCGGACGTCGCGCAGGCGGTCGAGGACGCGGTCGTCATCGTTGCTGGAAGCTGCACCGGAACGCTGATTGAAGCGAGCGCGGGCCCCGTGGTGGTGACGGCGGGACACTGTGTCGCGCTCGGCGACCGGCCACTGATTGTCTTCAACTTCGAGGAGCAGTCCGACGGCGACCCGCTCATCACCGAGGGCACCGTCATCGAGCAGTCGCTCGAACCCGATTACGCGCTCATCCAGCTGGATGTCCTTCCACGGGTGACGCCGGTGCTGCTGTCGGCCGTGCCCAGTGAGCGCCTGGCCATCATCCAGCACCCCCGCGGCAAGCCCAAGTCCATCGCCGAGGGCGAGTACCTGGATGCGTGCAACTCGCTGGTCTACTACGTGGACCTGGACACCCTGGTCGGAAGCTCCGGCGCGGGCGTGCTCAACCGTCAGGGCCACCTGCTGGGCATCCACACCGACGGCAACTGCGACGAGACCGGTCGCGGCGCCAACCAGGGGTGGACGATGGAGTCGATTGTCGCGGCGTCGCCGTACCTGGTGGACGCCGACATCGTCGAGCGCTGA
- a CDS encoding zinc-dependent metalloprotease, whose translation MFKKAAVLVASCGAMLSGCGTDVEAENQQIVANLIEAGFPADDIMVADGQVYVGRDAHVTLEASAEMLQTGKETQEQYRTTNLVSSTKTKICINPTSTFNSYSRLSQGLDLAIQNYNQRGLSFTMARGPTTGCSANITATVTSGAGGSAGFPSGGNPYGTINIGTGLNSYSVDVNEHVITHELGHCIGFRHSDYYNRSISCGGSATNEGTAGVGAILISGTPSTATVGGSIMNSCFRSTESGEFTSSDITALNALY comes from the coding sequence ATGTTCAAGAAGGCGGCAGTCCTCGTGGCGAGCTGTGGTGCGATGCTGTCCGGTTGCGGTACCGACGTGGAGGCTGAGAACCAGCAGATCGTCGCGAACCTGATCGAGGCCGGCTTCCCCGCGGACGACATCATGGTTGCTGACGGCCAGGTGTACGTGGGCCGTGACGCGCACGTCACCCTGGAGGCCTCGGCCGAGATGCTCCAGACGGGCAAGGAGACCCAGGAGCAGTACCGCACGACGAACCTCGTCAGCTCCACCAAGACGAAGATCTGCATCAACCCCACGTCCACGTTCAACAGCTACAGCCGCCTGAGCCAGGGCCTGGACCTGGCCATCCAGAACTACAACCAGCGCGGTCTGAGCTTCACGATGGCGCGTGGCCCCACCACGGGTTGCAGCGCGAACATCACCGCGACGGTCACCTCCGGCGCCGGCGGCTCCGCGGGCTTCCCGTCGGGCGGCAACCCCTACGGCACCATCAACATCGGCACCGGCCTGAACAGCTACAGCGTGGACGTGAACGAGCACGTCATCACGCACGAGCTGGGCCACTGCATCGGCTTCCGTCACTCGGACTACTACAACCGCTCCATCTCCTGCGGCGGCTCCGCCACCAACGAGGGCACGGCGGGCGTGGGCGCCATCCTCATCAGCGGCACGCCGAGCACCGCGACGGTGGGCGGCTCCATCATGAACTCCTGCTTCCGCTCCACGGAGAGTGGCGAGTTCACCAGCTCCGACATCACGGCGCTGAACGCCCTGTACTAG